Proteins from one Hydrogenivirga caldilitoris genomic window:
- a CDS encoding polyribonucleotide nucleotidyltransferase, which translates to MEESARVGNSKEPIVIEVGKYAKQADGAVVVKQGGTAVLVTAVMADEPNKDIDFTPLTVDYRERPSAYGKIPGGFVKREGKPSDREILASRVIDRPLRPLFPEGFFHDVVVTALTLSADDNYDPDVLAITGASAALHISRIPFEGPIAGVRVCRVNGEFIANPTYEERKEADLEIVMAGTKDAIVMVEGGAKEVPEEIVTEALFFGHQAIQESLEAQERLRSAVGVPKVGFEGVKLDESLLKFLEVECSERIISAFGIQDKSERNKTLAGILQEFIDRHEIPEELHFNVKYFFKKLESKLMREKILREGVRIDGRGPKEIRPITIEIHPFDRPHGCAVFTRGQTQAYVTVTLGAPDEAQLIETIAEGGVFKRFMLHYNFPPFSSGEARSWGPPRRREIGHGALAERALEPVIPEEEQFPYIIRVVSDILESNGSTSMATVCGGSLALFDAGVPVKGGKHVSGIAMGLIKEGDSYVILSDILGDEDHLGDMDFKVAGTKDGVTSIQMDIKIKGITKEIMTEALQQAKEGRLYILEKMYEAIPEPRKELSPYAPRIVIHKVPEEKVALVIGPGGSNVKKIYEETEVKIWVGDEGKVYLTGFSDEAIQKAISMIDSLVKDLEVGKVYEGKVTRVEPYGVFIEVLPGKVGLLHVSKMAQPVKHAGDKYSVGDVVKIKVLEIDEMGRPKFTTIGLDGESAPPVEEIEVGKVYEGKVTRVEPYGVFIEVLPGKVGLLHVDNMKERVRDARELFAVGQRVKVKVFELDERGRPKLTDKID; encoded by the coding sequence ATGGAGGAATCAGCGAGAGTAGGGAACAGTAAAGAGCCGATAGTAATAGAAGTAGGCAAGTATGCAAAGCAGGCAGATGGAGCGGTAGTAGTAAAGCAAGGCGGAACGGCAGTACTTGTTACTGCCGTCATGGCCGACGAGCCGAATAAAGACATAGATTTTACCCCTTTGACGGTTGATTACAGGGAGAGACCTTCCGCTTACGGAAAGATACCCGGAGGATTCGTCAAAAGGGAAGGCAAGCCCAGCGATAGAGAGATACTCGCTTCCAGAGTTATAGACAGACCTCTCAGACCTCTCTTTCCCGAGGGTTTTTTCCATGATGTGGTTGTTACAGCTCTCACTCTTTCGGCGGATGACAACTATGACCCCGATGTACTTGCTATAACAGGTGCTTCGGCTGCCCTTCATATATCCAGGATACCCTTTGAGGGACCTATAGCAGGTGTTAGGGTTTGCAGGGTCAACGGAGAGTTTATAGCTAACCCCACCTATGAGGAGAGGAAGGAAGCAGACTTGGAGATAGTTATGGCTGGTACTAAAGATGCCATAGTCATGGTTGAAGGGGGAGCAAAGGAGGTCCCTGAGGAAATCGTAACGGAGGCTTTATTCTTTGGACACCAGGCGATACAGGAATCTTTAGAGGCTCAAGAGAGGCTCCGTAGTGCGGTAGGTGTTCCAAAGGTTGGGTTTGAAGGGGTGAAACTTGATGAGTCCCTCTTGAAGTTTCTTGAGGTAGAGTGTTCCGAGAGGATAATCTCAGCCTTTGGTATACAGGACAAGAGTGAGAGAAACAAGACCCTCGCAGGCATACTTCAGGAGTTTATAGATAGGCACGAGATCCCTGAGGAACTTCACTTCAATGTGAAATACTTCTTCAAGAAGCTTGAAAGTAAGCTCATGAGGGAGAAGATCCTAAGGGAGGGTGTAAGGATAGATGGAAGGGGTCCAAAGGAGATAAGACCTATAACCATAGAAATTCACCCCTTTGATAGACCTCACGGCTGTGCGGTTTTCACAAGGGGACAAACCCAAGCCTACGTTACAGTTACCCTGGGTGCTCCCGATGAGGCTCAACTTATTGAAACCATAGCTGAAGGCGGTGTTTTTAAAAGGTTCATGCTGCACTATAACTTTCCTCCCTTTTCAAGCGGTGAAGCTCGCTCGTGGGGTCCTCCCAGACGGAGAGAGATAGGGCACGGAGCTCTCGCTGAGAGGGCTCTTGAACCCGTGATTCCGGAGGAGGAGCAGTTCCCTTACATAATCAGGGTAGTCTCGGACATACTTGAGTCAAACGGTTCAACTTCCATGGCAACGGTCTGCGGAGGTTCACTCGCTCTGTTTGATGCGGGTGTCCCGGTCAAGGGTGGCAAGCATGTCTCCGGTATAGCCATGGGTCTAATAAAGGAGGGAGACAGTTACGTGATACTCTCCGATATACTTGGCGATGAGGACCACCTCGGGGATATGGACTTCAAAGTCGCCGGAACTAAGGACGGGGTTACGTCAATTCAAATGGATATAAAGATAAAAGGTATAACTAAGGAGATAATGACCGAAGCCCTCCAACAGGCTAAGGAGGGAAGGTTATACATCCTTGAGAAGATGTACGAGGCGATACCCGAACCCAGAAAAGAGCTATCTCCTTACGCTCCCAGAATAGTCATACACAAGGTTCCCGAGGAGAAGGTTGCCCTTGTCATAGGACCCGGAGGTTCAAACGTTAAGAAGATATACGAAGAAACTGAAGTAAAGATATGGGTTGGAGATGAGGGGAAAGTATACCTGACAGGATTTTCCGATGAGGCTATCCAGAAAGCGATAAGTATGATAGACAGCCTCGTTAAGGACCTTGAGGTTGGCAAGGTATACGAGGGTAAAGTGACCAGGGTGGAGCCTTACGGCGTTTTTATTGAGGTTCTACCTGGAAAAGTCGGGCTACTCCACGTATCCAAGATGGCGCAGCCGGTGAAACACGCTGGGGATAAATACAGCGTTGGTGATGTCGTTAAGATTAAGGTCCTTGAGATAGACGAAATGGGAAGACCGAAGTTCACTACGATTGGACTTGACGGTGAGAGTGCACCTCCCGTTGAAGAGATTGAGGTTGGCAAGGTGTACGAGGGTAAAGTGACCAGGGTGGAGCCTTACGGCGTTTTTATTGAGGTGCTACCTGGAAAGGTCGGACTACTCCACGTGGACAATATGAAGGAGAGGGTGAGGGATGCCAGGGAACTCTTCGCAGTTGGTCAGAGAGTTAAGGTGAAGGTTTTTGAGCTTGACGAAAGAGGAAGACCCAAGCTAACCGATAAGATAGACTGA
- a CDS encoding sensor histidine kinase, which produces MAISLSKLSFFTVLFSLLFLTYLVVAGLIAFFTVKIVGIPIGKKMFTKIVLSILAFIPLYILIAYLLSKFVSRDLLKLEEGVRKLPFSGEIPRSWIKEIDRLGEVISTQSERIAGMIEAQRFMLYRITHDLKTPLTNLRNVLLALKEGVIKPEEESFYIEKLLKETYKMESLLDEALSSIKKVSKNTEKREVNLCTFLEEFGSLWKPRLSKHGIKFLVSCPSDKGIKASPADLEEIFNNLIDNILKHTDSKLIEIKVQEDKGWIEIAVRDEGKGLNPAVLREAYRKGSLGLYIVKELTWRNSGEFKVRSSEGGTEVVLRFPMA; this is translated from the coding sequence TTGGCTATAAGTTTGAGTAAGCTCTCCTTCTTCACGGTTCTGTTCTCTCTCCTTTTCTTAACGTACTTGGTTGTAGCTGGATTGATCGCCTTCTTTACTGTCAAGATAGTAGGCATACCTATCGGGAAGAAGATGTTCACCAAGATAGTCCTCTCAATACTTGCCTTTATTCCGCTGTACATTCTCATAGCTTACCTACTATCAAAATTTGTAAGTAGAGACCTCTTAAAGCTTGAGGAAGGGGTCAGAAAACTCCCCTTCAGTGGGGAGATACCAAGGAGCTGGATAAAGGAAATAGACAGGTTAGGGGAGGTCATAAGCACCCAATCGGAGAGGATAGCCGGAATGATAGAGGCACAGAGGTTTATGTTATACCGCATAACCCATGACCTGAAGACGCCCCTTACCAACCTGAGGAATGTGCTTCTCGCCCTGAAGGAGGGAGTCATAAAGCCCGAGGAAGAGAGCTTCTATATTGAAAAGCTCCTTAAAGAGACCTACAAGATGGAATCGCTCCTTGATGAAGCTCTCTCCAGTATAAAGAAGGTAAGCAAGAATACAGAAAAGAGGGAAGTTAACCTGTGCACTTTCCTTGAGGAGTTTGGCTCACTTTGGAAGCCGCGGTTAAGTAAGCATGGGATTAAGTTTCTTGTCAGCTGCCCTTCAGATAAGGGTATAAAGGCATCCCCTGCAGACCTTGAGGAGATATTTAATAACCTTATAGATAACATTCTCAAGCACACGGATTCAAAGCTTATTGAGATAAAGGTGCAGGAGGATAAGGGCTGGATTGAGATTGCGGTTCGGGATGAGGGGAAGGGGCTTAACCCGGCAGTTCTGAGAGAGGCTTACAGAAAGGGCAGCCTGGGTCTTTACATAGTAAAGGAGCTAACATGGCGAAACTCTGGTGAGTTCAAGGTCAGGTCTTCGGAAGGTGGGACTGAGGTTGTTCTGCGTTTCCCTATGGCTTAA
- the sucD gene encoding succinate--CoA ligase subunit alpha → MAILVNKDTKVVVQGITGKEGSFHATQCKAYGTQVVAGVTPGKAGQEVEGIPVFNTVEDAVKETGANCSLIFVPAPFAADAIVEALDSGIELVVCITEGVPVRDMMHVKDYMKKAYPNAKLIGPNCPGLITPGEAKVGIMPGHIFKRGRIGIVSRSGTLTYEAAYQLTRLGLGQTTAVGIGGDPVHGLSHKDVVKLFNEDPETEAILMIGEIGGTSEEEAAEFIEANVDKPVFAYIAGITAPPGKRMGHAGAIIMGGKGTARAKMEALEKAGAYVIDNPAKIGETVARILGVLEVAEEEKTCDTD, encoded by the coding sequence ATGGCGATACTTGTGAACAAGGACACCAAGGTTGTAGTTCAAGGGATAACTGGAAAGGAAGGCTCTTTTCATGCCACCCAGTGTAAAGCCTACGGAACGCAGGTTGTTGCAGGTGTAACCCCCGGAAAGGCAGGACAGGAAGTTGAAGGCATACCCGTGTTCAACACGGTTGAGGACGCTGTTAAGGAGACTGGAGCAAACTGCTCCCTTATATTTGTGCCAGCACCCTTTGCAGCTGATGCGATAGTGGAAGCTCTTGATAGCGGTATAGAGCTTGTTGTGTGTATAACAGAAGGGGTCCCCGTAAGGGATATGATGCATGTAAAGGACTACATGAAGAAAGCTTACCCAAACGCCAAGCTTATAGGTCCTAACTGTCCAGGTTTAATCACGCCTGGAGAGGCTAAGGTGGGTATAATGCCAGGACACATATTCAAGAGGGGGAGGATAGGAATAGTTTCCAGGAGCGGAACCCTTACCTATGAAGCAGCTTACCAGCTTACGAGACTGGGATTGGGACAGACTACGGCGGTTGGTATAGGAGGAGACCCAGTTCATGGGTTGTCTCATAAAGATGTAGTCAAGCTCTTTAATGAGGACCCTGAGACAGAAGCCATACTTATGATAGGTGAGATAGGGGGAACATCAGAGGAAGAGGCGGCCGAATTTATAGAGGCAAACGTGGACAAGCCAGTATTTGCCTACATAGCAGGTATAACCGCACCCCCAGGAAAAAGAATGGGACATGCCGGTGCGATAATAATGGGTGGAAAGGGAACTGCAAGGGCAAAGATGGAAGCTCTTGAGAAGGCTGGGGCATACGTTATAGACAACCCTGCAAAGATAGGAGAGACTGTAGCAAGGATACTCGGAGTCCTTGAGGTTGCGGAAGAGGAGAAAACGTGCGATACTGATTAA
- a CDS encoding cytochrome P460 family protein: protein MRKLMVTISIGAAAFANDWDLEAPTGLKFGLIKGYENWHVVATHFRTDKNELRYIIGNDVAVKAYRSGVPLNGKEFPEGAILVKIGYSLKKNPAFEASLEPDVIQRVEYMIKDSKRFKDSGGWGFARFVYDAKDGKYKVFGKSAEDYVQCFTCHKLVEKKDFVFTDYVNRK, encoded by the coding sequence ATGAGAAAGCTTATGGTAACCATCAGCATAGGGGCTGCTGCTTTCGCAAATGACTGGGATTTAGAAGCCCCTACCGGACTTAAATTTGGTCTTATAAAGGGTTACGAAAACTGGCATGTTGTGGCTACCCACTTCAGAACTGATAAAAACGAGCTCAGGTACATAATCGGGAACGATGTGGCAGTGAAAGCTTACAGGAGCGGTGTACCTCTCAACGGTAAGGAGTTTCCGGAAGGAGCCATCTTGGTGAAGATAGGATACAGCCTCAAGAAGAATCCAGCCTTTGAAGCTTCCCTTGAGCCTGACGTGATACAGAGGGTTGAGTACATGATAAAGGATTCAAAGAGGTTCAAGGATTCCGGTGGGTGGGGTTTTGCAAGATTCGTTTATGATGCCAAAGATGGAAAGTATAAGGTTTTCGGAAAGAGTGCCGAGGATTACGTGCAGTGCTTCACCTGCCACAAGCTCGTAGAAAAGAAGGACTTTGTCTTTACAGATTACGTAAACAGAAAGTAG
- the sucC gene encoding ADP-forming succinate--CoA ligase subunit beta: MKLHEHQAKEIFSRYGLPVPEGKVAFTLKEAKQVAEELGAFPLVVKAQVHCGGRGKAGGVKIVKTIDELQQAVEGMLGKVLKTFQCPDGKPVNRVWIEKATAIDKEYYLSITLDRARSKPVVMASAAGGMEIEEIAKEHPEAILIEEVDPELGLMPYQARKLAFKLGLPVKDFSNVLLTLYKIYIELDASLVEINPLVIDKDGKLIALDAKLEIDENALFRHKDIEEMEDETQISPLEVEAHKYGLNYIKLSGSIGCMVNGAGLAMATMDIIKLAGGEPANFLDVGGGANVEQIANAFRILMADEDVKAVFVNIFGGILRCDRLAQGLVEAGKLVELNVPIVVRMEGTNVEEGKRILAESGMNFINAKDMWDGARKAVELAQKAS; encoded by the coding sequence ATGAAACTACATGAACACCAGGCAAAGGAGATTTTCTCCCGATACGGTTTGCCGGTCCCGGAAGGGAAGGTAGCCTTTACACTGAAAGAGGCAAAACAGGTAGCTGAGGAACTTGGAGCTTTTCCCCTTGTGGTAAAAGCTCAGGTTCACTGTGGTGGTAGAGGAAAAGCCGGTGGCGTAAAGATAGTCAAGACCATTGATGAACTCCAGCAGGCTGTTGAAGGTATGCTTGGAAAGGTTCTGAAGACCTTTCAGTGTCCTGACGGAAAGCCTGTAAACAGGGTATGGATAGAGAAAGCTACTGCGATAGATAAGGAGTACTATCTCTCCATAACCCTTGACAGGGCGCGTTCTAAACCTGTAGTTATGGCTTCAGCCGCCGGTGGTATGGAGATAGAGGAGATAGCAAAGGAGCATCCGGAGGCGATACTGATAGAGGAGGTTGACCCTGAGCTTGGACTTATGCCCTATCAAGCTCGTAAACTTGCCTTTAAACTTGGACTTCCGGTCAAAGATTTCTCCAATGTGCTGCTCACCCTCTACAAGATATACATAGAGCTTGATGCTTCCCTTGTGGAGATAAACCCCCTGGTTATTGATAAGGATGGGAAGCTTATAGCCCTTGATGCTAAGCTGGAGATAGACGAAAACGCCCTCTTCAGACATAAAGACATAGAGGAGATGGAGGACGAGACTCAGATATCTCCCCTTGAGGTGGAAGCCCATAAGTACGGACTTAATTACATAAAACTCTCTGGGAGCATAGGCTGTATGGTTAACGGTGCAGGACTTGCGATGGCGACGATGGACATAATAAAGCTTGCCGGAGGTGAACCTGCCAACTTCCTTGATGTAGGTGGTGGTGCAAACGTTGAGCAGATAGCCAACGCCTTCAGGATACTTATGGCTGATGAGGATGTAAAGGCAGTGTTCGTCAACATATTCGGGGGAATTCTTAGATGTGACAGGCTCGCCCAGGGTCTCGTTGAGGCTGGAAAGCTCGTTGAGCTTAACGTCCCCATAGTGGTAAGGATGGAGGGAACCAACGTGGAAGAGGGCAAGAGAATACTCGCCGAGTCAGGTATGAATTTCATAAATGCCAAGGATATGTGGGATGGAGCCAGGAAGGCAGTTGAGCTGGCTCAAAAAGCAAGCTGA
- a CDS encoding response regulator transcription factor, with translation MRGKILLVEDDPLIADMLKRYLEREGFTVFWDSDGMEALKSFELLKPDLVILDLMLPDMDGFELCKSFSQTEAMVLILTAKDTDEDKIVGLELGADDYVTKPFNMRELIARVKALLRRRGKALSSGDRLSVGGFEVRPEEMRILFRGKLIELTPKEFLILKRLISKRGKVISRREIMSEIYDEEVPDYERIVDTYIYRIRTKLMEIDRQAAERIKTVRGFGYKFE, from the coding sequence ATGAGAGGGAAGATATTGTTAGTGGAGGATGACCCACTTATAGCGGATATGTTGAAGAGATACCTTGAAAGAGAGGGTTTCACGGTCTTCTGGGATTCTGATGGGATGGAAGCGTTAAAGAGCTTTGAACTTTTGAAACCAGACCTGGTAATACTTGACCTCATGCTCCCCGATATGGACGGCTTTGAACTCTGCAAGAGTTTTTCCCAGACGGAAGCCATGGTACTCATCCTGACCGCGAAAGATACAGACGAGGATAAGATAGTGGGACTTGAGCTTGGTGCTGACGACTACGTAACAAAACCTTTCAACATGAGGGAGTTGATAGCCCGTGTAAAAGCACTGCTCAGAAGGAGGGGGAAAGCTCTCTCTTCCGGGGATAGGTTATCTGTGGGAGGCTTTGAAGTTCGTCCTGAGGAGATGAGGATACTTTTTAGGGGCAAACTTATTGAGCTTACCCCGAAGGAGTTCCTTATCCTGAAAAGACTCATTTCAAAAAGAGGAAAGGTCATTTCCAGAAGGGAGATAATGTCCGAGATATACGATGAGGAAGTTCCCGATTATGAAAGGATAGTTGATACCTACATATACAGGATAAGAACAAAGCTTATGGAGATAGACCGTCAGGCTGCGGAAAGGATTAAAACTGTTAGGGGGTTTGGCTATAAGTTTGAGTAA
- the rpsO gene encoding 30S ribosomal protein S15, producing the protein MPLSKEKKQELIKGYQRHEGDTGSPEVQIAILTERINKLTEHMKKHKKDVHSRRGLIAMVNKRRKLLEYLRDTDYQRYLDISKKLGLQVK; encoded by the coding sequence ATGCCCCTTTCCAAGGAGAAGAAGCAGGAGCTGATAAAGGGATATCAGAGGCATGAAGGAGACACAGGTTCTCCCGAGGTTCAGATAGCTATACTTACCGAGAGGATAAACAAGTTAACCGAGCATATGAAGAAACATAAGAAGGACGTTCACTCAAGGAGAGGACTTATAGCGATGGTTAATAAGAGAAGGAAGCTCCTTGAGTATCTTAGGGATACAGATTACCAGAGATACCTTGATATATCCAAGAAACTTGGACTTCAGGTAAAGTGA
- the dut gene encoding dUTP diphosphatase yields the protein MVRIKVKRLPHAEGIELPSYATQHSAGLDLRAALEEPVTLKPMERALIPTGFIFEIPEGYEGQVRPRSGLAVKKGITVLNSPGTIDSDYRGEVKVILINLGQEDVVIGRGERIAQLVIAPVSRVELVEVEELSATARGDGGFGSTGVE from the coding sequence ATGGTAAGGATAAAGGTAAAAAGACTTCCCCATGCCGAAGGTATAGAGCTTCCCTCTTACGCTACCCAGCACTCTGCCGGGCTTGACCTTAGGGCTGCCCTTGAAGAGCCGGTGACCCTGAAACCTATGGAAAGGGCTCTTATACCCACGGGGTTCATCTTTGAGATTCCTGAGGGTTATGAGGGGCAGGTCAGACCGAGGAGTGGGCTAGCAGTGAAAAAGGGAATAACGGTTTTAAACTCACCAGGGACTATAGATTCGGACTACAGAGGGGAGGTTAAGGTGATACTGATAAATTTAGGTCAGGAGGATGTTGTTATAGGAAGGGGAGAAAGGATAGCTCAGCTTGTTATAGCCCCCGTAAGCAGGGTGGAGCTTGTGGAGGTGGAAGAATTGAGCGCCACCGCGAGGGGAGACGGTGGCTTCGGCAGTACGGGGGTTGAGTGA
- a CDS encoding ferredoxin, translating into MANKKVRIDYDTCTACELCYDRIPEVFKDRGDGIADVVKYDIEESEEERWMYVPEDLEGEVEEVADECPSGSIIVEDV; encoded by the coding sequence ATGGCTAATAAGAAGGTTCGCATAGATTACGACACCTGTACGGCGTGTGAGCTCTGCTATGACAGGATACCAGAGGTCTTCAAGGATAGAGGAGATGGCATAGCGGACGTGGTAAAGTACGATATAGAGGAGAGTGAAGAGGAAAGGTGGATGTACGTTCCCGAAGACCTTGAAGGGGAAGTGGAAGAAGTTGCGGACGAGTGTCCGAGTGGCTCCATAATAGTTGAAGACGTCTAA
- a CDS encoding ABC transporter permease: MFKFILLRILQAIPTILGVTFISFLIIKLAPGDFLDQLKLNPQISPETIERLKKIYGLDQPALIQYIKWLKSALLFDLGYSFQYHAPVTQLIAERIPNTLLLSVSSALLSWTLAIPLGMLAAFKEGTKLDKLIQAYAYSFMSVPSFFLAFLFLLVASRTGWFPIGGVQSPNFEELSLMGKVLDILHHLFIPAMTLALVSLAGLTRLVRSSVIEVLKSPFITMLKAKGASRATVVKHVFKNAMNPFTTLLGYEVASLISGAALIEIITGWPGMGMLMLDAVLSQDLFLVMGGLYIGTIMLIVGNLFADLMLAWIDPRVREREFAK, from the coding sequence ATGTTTAAGTTTATTCTTTTACGTATACTTCAAGCCATACCTACCATACTGGGCGTAACTTTCATATCCTTTCTGATAATAAAGCTCGCTCCGGGAGACTTCTTAGACCAGCTCAAACTCAACCCACAGATTTCGCCGGAGACTATAGAAAGGCTCAAGAAAATTTATGGGCTTGACCAGCCTGCCCTGATTCAGTACATAAAATGGCTAAAGTCTGCACTCCTCTTTGACTTGGGTTACTCTTTTCAGTATCACGCTCCTGTGACCCAGCTTATAGCAGAGAGGATACCTAACACTCTGTTGCTCTCTGTTAGCTCCGCATTACTGTCCTGGACGTTAGCGATACCCTTGGGTATGCTTGCAGCCTTTAAAGAGGGTACAAAATTGGACAAATTAATCCAAGCTTACGCATACTCCTTCATGTCCGTGCCAAGCTTCTTCTTGGCTTTCCTTTTTCTTCTGGTAGCGAGTAGGACTGGCTGGTTTCCCATAGGTGGGGTGCAAAGCCCCAACTTTGAGGAGTTGTCCTTAATGGGAAAGGTGCTTGATATCCTGCATCACCTATTCATACCAGCTATGACCCTTGCCCTCGTTTCCTTGGCGGGTTTGACAAGACTTGTAAGGAGCTCCGTTATAGAAGTTTTAAAGAGCCCCTTCATAACAATGCTTAAAGCCAAGGGAGCCTCAAGAGCTACCGTTGTGAAACACGTCTTCAAGAACGCTATGAACCCATTTACTACATTACTGGGCTACGAGGTAGCAAGCCTTATATCAGGAGCTGCCCTTATTGAGATAATAACAGGCTGGCCCGGTATGGGCATGCTTATGCTGGATGCGGTTTTATCCCAAGACCTCTTCCTGGTTATGGGCGGTCTCTATATAGGGACGATTATGCTTATAGTAGGCAACCTCTTCGCAGACCTGATGCTCGCATGGATAGACCCAAGGGTCAGGGAGAGGGAGTTTGCAAAGTAA
- a CDS encoding ferredoxin, whose protein sequence is MGLKVRVDQDTCTACELCYDRIPEVFKDIGDGIADVVKVDIDDGDERWMNVPGDLADDVQEVADECPSGSIIVEEA, encoded by the coding sequence ATGGGACTCAAGGTTAGAGTTGACCAGGATACCTGTACGGCGTGTGAGCTCTGCTACGACAGGATACCAGAGGTCTTTAAGGATATAGGAGATGGCATAGCGGATGTGGTTAAGGTTGATATAGATGATGGAGACGAAAGGTGGATGAACGTTCCCGGGGATTTGGCGGACGATGTCCAGGAGGTCGCTGACGAGTGTCCGAGTGGCTCCATAATAGTTGAGGAGGCTTGA
- a CDS encoding tetratricopeptide repeat protein: protein MGEGLLERYIEDLKKELESKPEDPELLFKLGVAYVRIGKTDSAREVYKKLKGIDKSKAKELLDTIYEV from the coding sequence ATGGGTGAAGGATTGCTGGAGAGGTACATAGAAGACTTGAAAAAGGAGCTTGAATCAAAGCCTGAAGACCCTGAACTGCTCTTTAAGTTAGGTGTAGCCTACGTTAGAATTGGAAAAACCGACAGTGCAAGAGAGGTTTACAAGAAGCTGAAGGGTATAGACAAGAGTAAGGCTAAGGAACTCCTTGACACGATCTACGAAGTATGA
- a CDS encoding DUF1232 domain-containing protein gives MSFEEKLLKYKTYENINNLDRLKEEFKKKLEKVPPTMEYLRNLILDVKLIFRILTDPEFKLKREAKEDFIAALWYFIDNRDGIPDWIPMVGYWDDYRLIRYIKEKHRKEIERYFEETKYFIANYF, from the coding sequence ATGAGTTTTGAGGAAAAGCTCTTGAAGTATAAAACTTACGAAAATATCAATAACTTAGATAGATTGAAAGAGGAGTTTAAGAAGAAGCTGGAGAAGGTACCGCCAACGATGGAATACCTAAGGAACCTGATACTTGATGTGAAGCTTATTTTCAGGATTCTAACAGACCCAGAGTTCAAACTAAAAAGGGAGGCAAAGGAGGACTTTATAGCGGCTCTTTGGTATTTCATTGACAACAGGGATGGGATTCCCGACTGGATACCGATGGTAGGCTACTGGGATGACTACAGGCTAATAAGATACATAAAGGAAAAGCACAGAAAGGAGATAGAGAGATACTTTGAAGAAACAAAGTATTTCATAGCAAACTATTTCTGA
- a CDS encoding multiheme c-type cytochrome, with translation MIPLLLLSLILLGCERLETVFVEEDLLERPQAKRCSDCHVQIYKEWKNSRHFHAWTSEPFRVDSENYTKTKCLSCHAPHQVDPDRKPTLRAEFKEDGVSCVACHFKEETRAMHGPLKVWSPPHPSKQDMNYTKSNFCAGCHQETYKEWKLTGTSKSCQSCHMPSLGKRDLIQKFPFDLFHLAKPRTSHEFPSLKAKSDDIRVQLEGNELVLTNTGVPHNLPTADQGDSRLYLIAKVVYRDGKERTVRKLLSAQSKTALRYEVPYVLNLPKGDVQKVELKILRKLAWSKDRETLLELTLQTPSP, from the coding sequence GTGATACCCCTCTTGCTCCTCAGCCTGATACTGCTTGGGTGTGAAAGGCTGGAGACCGTGTTCGTTGAGGAGGACCTCCTTGAGAGACCCCAGGCTAAGAGATGTTCTGACTGCCACGTTCAGATATATAAGGAATGGAAGAACAGCAGGCATTTCCATGCTTGGACGAGCGAGCCCTTTAGGGTAGACTCGGAGAATTATACGAAGACCAAATGCCTATCCTGTCACGCACCCCATCAGGTTGACCCCGACAGGAAACCTACCTTGAGAGCAGAGTTTAAAGAGGACGGTGTGAGTTGCGTAGCATGTCACTTTAAAGAGGAGACAAGAGCCATGCACGGACCCCTCAAGGTGTGGTCTCCCCCTCACCCCTCCAAACAGGATATGAACTATACCAAATCTAACTTCTGTGCCGGTTGCCATCAGGAAACCTATAAAGAGTGGAAACTGACAGGGACAAGTAAGAGCTGCCAGAGCTGTCATATGCCCTCCCTTGGTAAAAGGGACCTTATACAGAAGTTCCCCTTTGACCTCTTTCATCTCGCAAAGCCAAGAACTTCCCATGAGTTTCCTTCCTTGAAGGCTAAGTCTGATGATATAAGGGTTCAGTTAGAGGGTAACGAGCTGGTGCTTACAAATACCGGTGTCCCCCACAATCTTCCCACAGCTGACCAGGGGGACTCAAGGCTATATCTGATAGCAAAGGTTGTGTACAGAGACGGTAAGGAAAGAACTGTCAGGAAGCTCCTGTCAGCTCAATCAAAGACAGCCCTGAGATATGAGGTTCCTTATGTACTTAACCTTCCAAAGGGGGACGTCCAGAAGGTTGAATTGAAAATCCTCAGAAAACTCGCTTGGTCAAAGGATAGAGAAACTTTGCTTGAGCTTACTTTGCAAACTCCCTCTCCCTGA